The following are from one region of the Carassius auratus strain Wakin chromosome 13, ASM336829v1, whole genome shotgun sequence genome:
- the LOC113112976 gene encoding protein AHNAK2-like isoform X2: MNQTEDTQSDQSEIIVKTVKEVCAEGLVVSGGKDGIFIKEVKPESPASKLSVKEGDQILSATVYFDNVSYEDALQILEHAQPYKMAFCLKRKPPPRTQEDAEAERPDTTIGEEAEQIEEGSGPEMRGRRKTKKQHDRISWPKFPTFSRGRRGNFKRSHSTSEAEEQRKLEISPPTSDTESPLKSPLKSPDGKDKKKKHKMKPKKRMAGRRSKSVEETQENEEALATDNMEVLDNEIIMNIVEEKVPMTKVIESPKILNVAENTDSNKTGNKYTFLTLPATESLHKVELISVDTTSKTTDITVALGDDGKERREKSELRDSIPGKDKYEIETESQLKSSTSGMRTLDPSTFDNILDSPNVISHTEPVGHQVDSDSKPINQDILEKTQESGKTDTTIPKVDVSLDMPEVGPISKTPITGSDKEKKERNILETESYGIRTRGPLADIATSKSNFSNAVNKIDFTSDTLTFEIQTREDRPSTDTKKPITPTPVISQPKSHVLVVDKSTKSTGGSTDTESNFKLPKVDVSELDHQESITVRQKDSTKVSLLKREEIEIPGMEGIGSKAKVKSPRIKEQKVENIIKISKAGEKQAQVEAEEFNVEDVKDAVSKFPAFKLPERDITGVLVQREVTIMEIKSDKTGMSPKIPSMSTEINIKLPDTMDKEKQRLSPVATKDQAFVLPKIEQLHFEETVKIESKTDLSKMKLADHQPKTGKMLARDDKPSTSPGVKFKLPKREDIEIPGMEAIEQSVQPTKIIIAKDINIQDEALKDYTDANIKADKIVHEKKSKLSMPSSEIMTPDIHLPGIAIELPIKATSPKSDSGTIKERTTEAKISLDEDNIKKTEEGGLLPDESEKSIIKVSGKTEVEPSELPQAEIKEAESKMKKRKISFPKFGFSKSEVSDANITLPAIQVSLHDADGTELHVESKTTDVEAEFKDSTDSPTKFKLPIIKFPRFGVSFPKTTDADGDIQMPTVSTDEAKLPVEAKALSGTEMTSPAPEVEVQLKNKSTSGSTSKLKIPTMHLPKSDISISMTGEESVAKDEVSKPEVDLSLPEAKADIKNVQKKEIKSSEEMSLTKPDIDASLTGHDTEEIPAVAFSKQDIKAAGVDVSLPVPDTVIEETEMTSPAPEVEVQLKNKSTSGSTSKFKMPTKHLPKSDISISKTGEESVAKDEDDAQSEIKAVSAVASQDKDTGSQDTEPSKLTLETLPVDAEMKTKDTDPSQGSRFMMPKFEFLFSKVKGSEFKKGASRKDAKISEVLLKHDKESAEGKADIPEASVEMEVNMLKMPRSEHEFYEQVIKSPEINIERGDTSVEVGEVDVNLESIQTTDMLKDDPTLGGSQIKFKLPTFKLPKFRSSSTKEKAEIMDLRGEEITLETEDLITSVEPSDVKIDSNVPSQELKKLSISADQTKVDSGDQYTLSITEASVSKAKGYISSPQAKLGEPSTKAEVSQATLESKMDQEVDLKNTGMKMKKPGFSLPKFGFSKPDIKSPEIDVSLAPVDISKPESDLKIEEQIMNTTVSNVEDDQKDTTALGATAKFQLPSINIPKIGGQTIKEEKTIPIVDIAIKGPEVTGTGTQIKISSESPSVDIKGPHLATEGQSVSVDLNVEDAELGKQGGKFKLPKFGVGLPKVKGFDLNTSKKEILIEKPEITSKGMVQLPESECLDVQMKTSPEFGFSKPEVKAPEVDISIQKTDIPTEGSMDLDEANVDIKVSKMESDQKGSTIFGSPTKFKLPSMSLPKFGVRSQKVALDINVADSELEGTYMKTDISKPDVKSEVQPPKTEPKVEGSADMPEDDSKGMQVKVKRPSFSFPKFGFSKPDTANPEVNISIPKAEVSIPEVNVPVKEQTLPGGEAEHKDAIIVSSPTKSKLTEVDLPIFGVKTSKGTVNLPSADEDIKVSCQIQKADLDVKEIETDIHATKGETDVHLAEEKVILPKPDADVQDISIEGKADMPEVDLKGHDVKLKKPGFSLPKLGFSKTEIKEIDVDASQLKADIYMQEHIMPVVDKDAEITIKEEVKLQGDTTTQTKFKLPTINFPKFGLKYPKATPDIPSAEVDIKEPEISFPGKGEVQTTDTETTTDIKGPAVDVDINVSETDDDGMGSKFKLPKFGIGMPKVKEIDMEGKEINIETGLLCEENVIVQKPGDEIQNLTIEGKTDKVDADYKVKLPEMGFSKPDLKAPKVDVSLPKADMGTSVGNVDVSKQFADINVPEHGPYLKEDTFASPTRFKLPTFSFPKFGTKASKDTVDIPTAHVDIKVPEVSLPDKKFNMSGEVSSVEMKGPTIDDPFIDINIKGDDKKQQEGKFKLPKFGIALPAIKGQDSDQGPKKALTETKLKMSGDVLSIDKEELMLPKGSVEVDVEAKGAELEVEESQTKLPQFEISLQASESPEFDISVSKAEVSKYDVREAGTEKDVVVEEPADLTEMSSKGLSVKMKKPSFGFPNFGFSKSDGKAQDIQASEMTPNISLPGGNTEIGESEKEGKTEITDPKFGSPTKFKLPTMKLPKFGLSTPKVPSNATKADSETKEMKVSSVDYEIETSKLDLSGHIKGKTVETETPSIDINIKEKEVNQEGQEIIFKRPKFGISLPKVKVPEMTVTAKEVKTETPEIGMTEPEIKMQAEDAILPKVDMALEESSSLEKKEVETELKDDTVVSGSPSKFKFPTFKMPKFGISTQKASDGKLKEAEVDEPDSNTELNIEDKSVQVSKELQRESEIKETTEQLPDTATKKLDGDKGSTSKFNLPTINTPKISISRTKSQEGEDDTTTKANAPDAKTETKDDTQPGKSPKFTMPTLEDVLRGFEVEFNVPTIEEMEAQKDDLSVKQDQEAEAKAEETAEYKDKGAQEKSKFTFKFPKLGFSQSSDESDKLVDVKIEESEKHLEASADQKATASKEQIKTEKWGWFKFSFSSPTKTSKNDVKEIIQPPEEAEKLDDVEKELSKAHKEPEKISLSEAVEESLSPPLSPKSSEAFADISSTVTTEQIGMSQTSPTKVKVRYAEPTVTVGVNDVQNDVVTSTARCKLISMEPHQPEKVNIPFLSDMCSASADTLKQMSGEIHVITSNIQAIPETQQASILTNLDACGIHTSPLQVTVGSDSVLTVVETREQSGMPTLVERHVVKETLHDDKETKLVTQRTCVFEGDSAEPISDETASSICRLRDTVHTEKISFFDSAATIEEVTLVSTKTSLRHMESSTDDNGGK, encoded by the exons ATGAATCAAACAGAG GATACACAAAGTGATCAGTCAGAAATAATAGTGAAAACTGTAAAAGAAGTCTGTGCTGAGGGTTTGGTTGTGAGTGGAGGAAAGGATGGCATCTTCATCAAGGAAGTAAAACCAGAGTCACCTGCCTCAAAGCTAAGTGTGAAAGAAG GTGATCAAATACTCAGTGCTACAGTATACTTTGATAATGTGTCATATGAAGACGCCCTCCAGATTCTTGAGCATGCTCAACCATATAAAATGGCATTCTGTTTAAAACGCAAACCACCTCCAAGAACCCAGGAAGATGCTGAGGCAGAGAGGCCAGATACAACCATT GGCGAGGAGGCTGAGCAAATAGAGGAAGGTAGCGGACCAGAGATGAGAGGTcgaagaaagacaaaaaaacaacatgatCGCATCTCTTGGCCCAAATTCCCTACCTTTAGCAGAGGTCGCAGGGGGAATTTTAAAAGATCTCACAGCACGTCAGAAGCAGAGGAACAGAGAAAATTAGAGATAAGTCCACCAACAAGTGACACAGAGTCTCCTCTTAAGTCTCCATTAAAATCCCCAGAtggaaaagacaagaaaaagaagCATAAAATGAAACCTAAGAAGCGTATGGCAGGCCGCAGGAGCAAATCTGTCGAAGAAACCCAAGAAAACGAAGAGGCACTTGCAACAGACAATATGGAGGTCTTGGACAATGAAATTATTATGAATATAGTCGAAGAGAAAGTGCCAATGACTAAGGTGATAGAGAGTCCTAAAATATTGAATGTAGCTGAAAATACCGACTcaaataaaacaggaaataaatatACATTCCTGACTTTGCCAGCGACTGAATCACTGCATAAGGTTGAGCTTATCAGTGTGGACACCACATCAAAGACTACTGATATTACAGTCGCTCTTGGAGATGATGGCAAAGAAAGGAGAGAGAAATCAGAACTGAGGGATAGCATTCCAGGAAAGGATAAATATGAAATAGAAACAGAAAGCCAATTAAAATCCTCCACAAGTGGAATGAGAACTTTGGATCCATCAACATTTGACAATATTTTGGACAGTCCTAATGTAATATCACACACAGAACCAGTTGGACATCAAGTGGATTCCGATAGCAAACCAATAAATCAAGACATTTTAGAAAAGACCCAAGAGTCAGGAAAAACAGACACGACTATTCCTAAAGTTGATGTTTCTCTTGACATGCCAGAGGTAGGACCAATAAGCAAAACACCAATAACTGGCAgtgacaaggaaaaaaaagaaagaaacattctAGAAACAGAAAGTTATGGGATTCGAACCAGAGGACCATTGGCAGACATAGCCACATCAAAGAGTAATTTTTCAAATGCAGTAAACAAAATAGATTTTACATCAGACACTTTAACTTTTGAGATCCAAACGAGAGAGGATAGGCCCTCAACAGACACAAAGAAACCAATCACTCCAACTCCTGTTATATCCCAGCCAAAATCACATGTTCTGGTTGTGGACAAAAGCACGAAGAGCACTGGAGGTAGCACAGACACTGAATCAAATTTTAAACTGCCTAAAGTGGATGTCTCTGAACTAGACCACCAAGAATCAATaactgtaagacagaaagactCAACCAAAGTGTCTCTTCTGAAACGAGAGGAAATTGAAATTCCTGGCATGGAGGGCATAGGATCAAAAGCTAAGGTTAAGTCTCCTAGAATTAAAGAACAAAAAGTTGAGAATATAATCAAAATCTCAAAAGCAGGAGAAAAGCAAGCTCAGGTGGAAGCAGAAGAGTTTAATGTTGAGGATGTAAAGGATGCAGTATCAAAATTCCCTGCCTTTAAATTACCTGAGAGAGACATCACTGGAGTCCTTGTACAGAGAGAGGTAACAATCATGGAAATTAAGTCAGACAAGACTGGCATGTCACCTAAAATTCCGAGCATGAGCACAGAAATAAACATTAAGTTACCTGACACAATGGATAAAGAAAAACAGAGACTTTCTCCTGTTGCTACAAAAGATCAAGCCTTCGTATTACCAAAAATTGAACAATTGCATTTTGAAGAAACGGTTAAAATCGAGAGCAAAACAGACCTATCAAAAATGAAACTTGCTGACCACCAACCCAAAACTGGCAAAATGTTAGCAAGGGATGATAAGCCAAGTACATCTCCAGGTGTAAAATTCAAACTTCCAAAGCGTGAAGACATTGAAATACCAGGAATGGAAGCCATTGAACAATCAGTTCAACCAACAAAAATCATAATAGCCAAAGATATAAACATCCAAGATGAGGCTTTGAAAGACTATACTGATGCAAATATCAAAGCTGACAAAATTGTGCATGAAAAGAAATCAAAGTTATCAATGCCAAGTTCTGAAATCATGACACCTGACATTCACTTGCCAGGTATTGCGATTGAATTACCAATAAAGGCCACGTCACCTAAAAGTGATAGTGGCACAATCAAGGAGAGGACAACTGAGGCTAAAATATCTCTTGATGAAGACAATATCAAAAAGACAGAAGAAGGTGGCCTGTTACCAGATGAATCTGAAAAATCCATCATCAAGGTTAGTGGAAAAACTGAAGTGGAGCCATCTGAACTTCCACAAGCTGAAATAAAAGAAGCAGAGTCTAAAATGAAGAAAAGGAAAATATCTTTCCCCAAATTTGGATTCTCTAAATCAGAAGTATCTGATGCTAACATAACTCTCCCAGCCATACAGGTCTCTTTACATGATGCAGATGGGACAGAATTACATGTTGAAAGTAAGACCACAGATGTAGAGGCTGAATTCAAGGATTCGACAGATTCTCCAACAAAATTTAAACTTCCTATAATTAAATTTCCAAGATTTGGAGTCTCATTTCCCAAGACAACTGATGCTGATGGTGATATTCAAATGCCCACTGTCAGCACAGATGAAGCTAAACTACCTGTAGAAGCAAAAGCACTTTCTGGCACTGAAATGACTTCTCCTGCTCCAGAGGTTGAAGTCCAGTTGAAAAACAAAAGTACTTCTGGTTCTACATCTAAATTGAAGATTCCAACAATGCATCTCCCTAAATCTGATATTTCCATTTCCATGACTGGGGAAGAATCTGTTGCAAAAGATGAGGTATCCAAACCTGAAGTTGACTTGTCTCTTCCTGAGGCAAAGGCAGATATCAAAAATGttcagaaaaaagaaataaaatcatctGAAGAAATGTCATTAACTAAACCAGATATTGATGCTAGCCTGACTGGTCATGATACTGAAGAAATTCCAGCTGTTGCATTTTCAAAACAAGACATCAAAGCTGCAGGTGTTGATGTTAGTCTTCCAGTGCCTGACACTGTGATCGAAGAGACTGAAATGACTTCTCCTGCTCCAGAGGTTGAAGTCCAGTTGAAAAACAAAAGTACTTCTGGTTCTACATCTAAATTCAAGATGCCAACAAAGCATCTCCCTAAATCTgatatttccatttcaaagacTGGGGAAGAATCTGTTGCAAAAGATGAGGATGATGCACAGTCAGAAATAAAGGCAGTATCAGCAGTAGCATCACAGGATAAAGATACAGGATCACAAGATACAGAACCGTCTAAGTTAACTTTAGAAACCCTACCGGTGGATGCTGAAATGAAAACTAAAGACACTGATCCTAGTCAAGGGAGTCGATTTATGATGCCCAAATTTGAATTCTTATTTTCAAAGGTAAAGGGATCAGAATTTAAAAAGGGTGCATCAAGAAAAGATGCAAAAATATCAGAGGTTCTACTGAAACATGACAAGGAGAGTGCTGAAGGAAAAGCAGACATACCTGAAGCATCTGTGGAAATGGAGGTTAATATGCTTAAAATGCCAAGGTCAGAGCATGAATTTTATGAACAAGTCATTAAATCTCCAGAGATTAATATTGAGAGGGGTGATACATCTGTGGAAGTAGGTGAAGTGGATGTGAATCTTGAGTCCATTCAGACAACAGATATGTTAAAAGATGATCCAACCTTGGGAGGGTCACAGATCAAATTCAAACTTCCTACTTTCAAATTACCCAAATTCAGAAGTTCATCTACCAAAGAAAAAGCTGAAATAATGGATTTGAGGGGTGAGGAAATTACTTTGGAGACTGAAGATTTAATCACATCAGTAGAACCATCAGATGTCAAAATTGACTCTAATGTGCCCAGTCAAGAGCTGAAGAAACTCTCAATCAGTGCTGATCAGACAAAGGTAGATAGTGGAGATCAATATACCCTGTCAATTACAGAGGCCAGTGTATCAAAGGCAAAAGGCTATATTTCTTCACCACAGGCAAAACTTGGGGAACCGTCAACTAAAGCAGAAGTATCACAAGCCACTCTAGAAAGCAAAATGGATCAAGAAGttgatttaaaaaacacaggtatgaaaatgaaaaagccAGGCTTTTCACTTCCTAAATTTGGATTTTCTAAACCAGATATCAAGTCCCCAGAGATTGATGTCAGTCTTGCACCAGTTGATATCTCCAAACCAGAAAGTGACCTGAAAATTGAAGAACAAATTATGAATACCACAGTGTCAAATGTTGAGGATGATCAAAAAGATACAACAGCGCTCGGTGCCACAGCAAAATTTCAACTCCCCTCAATTAACATCCCAAAGATTGGAGGACAAACTATAAAGGAAGAGAAAACTATTCCAATTGTAGATATAGCTATTAAAGGACCTGAAGTGACTGGTACaggtacacaaataaaaatatcaagTGAATCCCCATCAGTAGATATTAAGGGACCCCATCTAGCCACAGAGGGTCAATCTGTAAGTGTTGATTTAAATGTTGAAGATGCTGAACTTGGAAAACAGGGGGGAAAGTTTAAGTTGCCAAAGTTCGGTGTTGGCCTTCCTAAAGTAAAAGGGTTTGATTTAAATACATCCAAGAAAGAAATTCTTATAGAAAAGCCAGAGATAACATCTAAGGGGATGGTTCAGTTACCAGAATCAGAATGTCTAGATGTGCAGATGAAGACATCACCTGAATTTGGGTTTTCAAAACCAGAAGTAAAAGCCCCTGAAGTTGATATAAGTATTCAAAAAACAGATATCCCCACAGAAGGCAGTATGGACCTAGATGAAGCAAACGTGGATATTAAAGTGTCAAAGATGGAATCTGACCAAAAGGGTTCAACAATTTTTGGATCTCCAACAAAGTTTAAACTCCCATCAATGAGCCTCCCGAAATTTGGTGTTAGATCACAAAAAGTAGCATTAGACATTAATGTGGCAGATTCAGAGCTAGAGGGAACATATATGAAAACAGATATTTCCAAACCTGATGTGAAATCAGAAGTACAGCCACCCAAAACTGAACCTAAAGTTGAAGGGAGTGCAGATATGCCTGAGGATGATTCCAAAGGAATGCAAGTAAAAGTGAAGAGACCAAGCTTTTCATTCCCCAAGTTTGGGTTTTCTAAACCAGACACAGCAAATCCAGAAGTTAATATCAGTATACCAAAGGCTGAAGTATCCATACCAGAGGTCAATGTACCTGTTAAAGAACAAACACTTCCAGGAGGAGAGGCTGAACATAAAGATGCAATTATTGTTAGTTCCCCAACCAAATCTAAACTGACAGAAGTTGACCTGCCAATATTTGGAGTCAAAACTTCAAAAGGTACAGTAAATTTACCATCAGCAGATGAGGACATCAAGGTGTCATGTCAAATTCAAAAAGCTGACTTAGATGTAAAAGAAATAGAGACCGATATACATGCCACAAAAGGAGAAACTGATGTTCATCTAGCAGAAGAAAAAGTAATACTACCTAAACCTGATGCTGACGTTCAAGACATATCCATTGAAGGTAAAGCAGATATGCCTGAAGTTGACTTGAAAGGGCATGATGTGAAACTGAAGAAGCCAGGCTTTTCACTACCAAAATTAGGTTTTTCAAAGACAGAAATTAAGGAGATAGATGTTGATGCCAGTCAACTAAAGGCAGATATATATATGCAAGAGCATATCATGCCTGTTGTAGACAAAGATGCAGAAATCACCATCAAAGAAGAAGTGAAATTACAAGGAGATACAACAACTCAGACAAAATTTAAGCTGCCTACAATCAACTTTCCAAAGTTTGGACTCAAATATCCAAAAGCTACACCTGATATTCCATCAGCTGAAGTAGATATCAAAGAACCTGAAATCAGTTTCCCAGGAAAAGGAGAGGTGCAAACCACTGACACAGAAACAACCACAGATATTAAAGGGCCTGCTGTTGATGTGGACATTAATGTCAGTGAGACTGATGATGATGGAATGGGGAGTAAGTTCAAATTGCCAAAATTTGGAATTGGCATGCCAAAAGTAAAGGAAATAGATATGGAGGGTAAAGAAATAAACATAGAGACTGGCCTGCTATGTGAAGAAAATGTAATTGTACAAAAGCCTGGTGATGAAATTCAAAATTTGACCATTGAGGGGAAAACAGATAAAGTTGATGCTGACTACAAAGTGAAACTTCCAGAAATGGGATTTTCAAAACCAGACCTTAAGGCTCCTAAAGTTGATGTGAGTTTACCCAAAGCTGACATGGGCACATCAGTGGGAAATGTTGATGTTTCAAAGCAATTTGCAGACATTAATGTACCAGAACACGGTCCTTATTTGAAGGAGGACACTTTTGCCTCTCCAACCAGATTTAAACTTCCAACATTCAGTTTCCCAAAATTTGGAACCAAAGCATCAAAGGATACAGTTGATATACCTACGGCACATGTGGACATCAAAGTTCCTGAAGTAAGCCTTCCAGATAAGAAGTTTAACATGTCAGGAGAAGTGTCAAGTGTTGAAATGAAAGGGCCAACAATAGATGATCCATTCATTGACATAAACATTAAGGGGGATGATAAAAAGCAACAAGAGGGCAAATTTAAGCTTCCAAAATTTGGGATTGCTCTTCCAGCAATTAAAGGTCAAGACAGTGACCAAGGGCCTAAGAAAGCTCTGACTGAAACCAAATTGAAAATGTCAGGGGATGTACTATCTATAGACAAGGAAGAGCTAATGTTACCCAAAGGATCAGTGGAAGTGGATGTGGAGGCTAAAGGAGCTGAACTTGAAGTAGAAGAAAGTCAAACCAAACTACCACAGTTTGAAATTTCTCTACAAGCATCAGAAAGTCCAGAATTTGATATTAGTGTTTCAAAAGCAGAGGTTTCTAAATATGACGTAAGAGAAGCTGGTACAGAAAAAGATGTTGTGGTTGAGGAACCAGCAGATTTAACTGAAATGAGTTCTAAGGGACTTAGTGTAAAAATGAAGAAACCAAGCTTTGGATTTCCaaattttggattttcaaaatctGATGGCAAGGCCCAAGATATTCAAGCCAGTGAAATGACACCAAATATATCTTTGCCAGGGGGCAATACAGAAATAGGAGAAAGTGAAAAAGAAGGCAAAACCGAAATAACAGATCCCAAATTTGGCTCGCCAACTAAATTTAAACTCCCAACAATGAAATTACCCAAATTTGGACTCTCCACTCCAAAGGTCCCTAGTAATGCAACAAAGGCTGATTCTGAAACCAAGGAAATGAAAGTTAGTTCTGTGGATTatgagatagagacttcaaagtTGGATCTTTCAGGTCACATCAAAGGCAAAACTGTAGAGACTGAAACCCCATCtattgatattaatataaaagaaaaagaggTTAATCAAGAGGGAcaggaaattatatttaaacgTCCAAAATTTGGGATTTCGTTGCCAAAAGTAAAAGTTCCTGAGATGACAGTAACTGCAAAAGAGGTAAAGACAGAAACACCTGAAATTGGGATGACTGAACCAGAAATCAAGATGCAAGCAGAAGATGCAATTCTCCCAAAAGTAGACATGGCTCTAGAAGAAAGTTCCAGTCTTGAAAAAAAAGAGGTAGAGACTGAGTTGAAAGATGATACAGTTGTTTCAGGTTCTCCAAGTAAATTCAAATTTCCTACTTTTAAAATGCCAAAATTTGGAATTTCAACTCAAAAAGCATCTGATGGAAAATTAAAAGAAGCAGAAGTAGATGAACCAGatagtaacactgaattaaatattgaagacaaGAGTGTACAAGTGTCTAAAGAATTACAAAGAGAGAGTGAAATTAAAGAAACCACTGAACAGCTTCCAGACACTGCTACTAAAAAACTGGATGGGGACAAAGGCTCCACAAGTAAATTCAATCTTCCTACAATAAATACGCCAAAGATCAGCATTTCAAGAACAAAATCTCAGGAAGGAGAAGATGACACAACTACCAAAGCGAATGCTCCAGATGCTAAAACAGAAACCAAAGATGATACACAACCTGGAAAATCACCCAAATTTACAATGCCTACACTTGAGGATGTCCTCAGGGGCTTTGAGGTTGAATTTAATGTTCCAACAATAGAGGAAATGGAAGCACAAAAGGATGATTTATCTGTTAAGCAAGATCAGGAGGCTGAAGCCAAAGCTGAGGAAACTGCAGAATATAAAGACAAAGGAGCTCAGGAGAAAtcaaagtttacatttaaatttccAAAATTAGGATTCAGCCAGTCTTCAGATGAAAGCGATAAATTGGTTGATGTTAAGATTGAAGAAAGTGAAAAGCATTTGGAGGCTTCAGCAGATCAGAAAGCAACTGCAAGcaaagaacaaataaaaacagagaaatgGGGCTGGTTCAAGTTCTCATTTTCTTCTCCAACCAAAACATCAAAAAACGATGTGAAAGAAATAATCCAACCGCCTGAAGAGGCTGAGAAGCTTGATGATGTTGAGAAAGAATTAAGCAAGGCACACAAGGAACCTGAGAAGATTTCACTCAGTGAGGCTGTGGAGGAAAGCCTCAGCCCACCACTGTCACCGAAGTCATCTGAAGCTTTTGCAGATATAAGTTCTACAGTAACCACTGAGCAGATTGGCATGTCACAGACCTCACCTACAAAGGTTAAAGTGAGATATGCTGAACCCACTGTCACTGTTGGGGTCAATGATGTACAAAATGATGTTGTGACTTCCACAGCCAGGTGTAAACTGATATCAATGGAGCCTCACCAGCCAGAGAAAGTCAACATCCCTTTCTTATCGGATATGTGCTCAGCCTCAGCCGACACCCTGAAACAGATGTCAGGGGAAATTCATGTCATCACATCGAACATACAAGCTATACCAGAAACACAGCAAGCCTCAATCCTTACTAATTTAGATGCCTGTGGAATTCACACCTCGCCTTTACAAGTAACAGTAGGCTCAGATTCAGTTTTGACAGTGGTGGAAACCAGAGAACAAAGTGGGATGCCCACATTGGTAGAAAGGCATGTTGTGAAAGAGACTCTACATGATGACAAAGAGACAAAACTTGTGACACAGAGAACATGTGTATTTGAAGGAGACTCTGCAGAACCCATTTCTGATGAGACAGCTTCTTCAATTTGCAGGCTTAGAGACACGGTACACACcgaaaaaattagtttttttgacaGTGCAGCAACAATTGAAGAGGTCACATTAGTGAGCACTAAAACATCTCTAAGACATATGGAATCCTCTACCGATGATAATGGGGGGAAATGA